One genomic region from Alteromonas pelagimontana encodes:
- a CDS encoding aldo/keto reductase: MRTLKLCDGRSMPQIGFGTAAIGEFQQDNEFVKDTVLKAIEMGYRHIDTAALYGNERSVGQAIAESGIPRKEFFVTTKVWDTQQGHENTLQAMEESLNRLNMDYVDLYLVHWPYPEKTQATWQAMEQLHREGRARSLGLSNFRKSDIQQLMGFAEIKPVYNQLELHPYLTQKALVEYCESKGMVVSCWSPLGSGSWSGVDNSEKPISDPVITKLAEKYGVSAGQIILAWDLQQGRIVIPKAESEKHMKGNLNYGFTLTDEELTAIDNLNKNHRFGDDPDTATESNLSRPVPN; this comes from the coding sequence ATGCGCACCCTAAAGTTATGTGATGGACGAAGTATGCCGCAAATCGGATTCGGAACCGCCGCAATAGGCGAATTTCAGCAAGATAATGAATTTGTAAAAGATACAGTCCTTAAAGCAATTGAGATGGGTTATCGGCACATCGATACGGCAGCGTTATACGGAAACGAGCGAAGTGTAGGACAAGCGATTGCCGAATCAGGCATTCCGCGCAAGGAATTTTTTGTTACCACCAAAGTGTGGGACACCCAGCAGGGTCATGAAAATACTCTGCAGGCGATGGAAGAAAGCCTTAACCGCCTGAACATGGATTATGTCGATTTATACCTGGTGCATTGGCCATACCCGGAAAAAACGCAGGCGACTTGGCAGGCAATGGAGCAGTTACATCGCGAAGGCCGCGCCCGTTCTCTGGGGCTATCGAACTTCAGAAAATCGGACATTCAGCAGCTGATGGGTTTTGCAGAAATTAAACCCGTTTATAATCAGTTAGAGTTACATCCTTATCTTACGCAAAAAGCGCTGGTGGAATACTGTGAAAGTAAAGGCATGGTGGTGTCTTGCTGGTCGCCGCTAGGATCAGGCTCCTGGAGCGGAGTCGATAACAGCGAAAAACCGATTTCTGATCCGGTAATCACGAAGCTAGCAGAAAAATACGGGGTTTCAGCGGGTCAAATTATTCTTGCCTGGGATCTGCAACAAGGGCGAATTGTGATTCCAAAAGCCGAAAGCGAAAAGCATATGAAAGGGAATCTGAATTATGGTTTCACTTTAACGGACGAAGAACTTACCGCCATTGATAATTTGAACAAGAACCATCGCTTTGGTGATGATCCAGACACGGCTACAGAATCGAATTTATCCCGGCCTGTTCCTAATTAA